Proteins encoded within one genomic window of Deinococcus reticulitermitis:
- a CDS encoding helix-turn-helix transcriptional regulator translates to MVAKTTGRPTPPPLHNRLPVLRAERGLSRQDLAAAVDVNYQTIGYLERGEYAPSLDLAFRLSEFFGLPIEAIFSRAPFTPLSAKVYGGKE, encoded by the coding sequence ATGGTTGCCAAGACCACTGGGCGTCCGACGCCCCCCCCGCTGCACAACCGCCTGCCGGTGCTGCGGGCCGAACGGGGACTGAGCCGGCAGGACCTGGCCGCCGCCGTGGACGTGAACTATCAGACCATCGGCTATCTGGAGCGGGGCGAGTACGCCCCCAGCCTCGATCTCGCGTTTCGCCTCAGCGAGTTTTTCGGGCTGCCTATCGAGGCGATCTTCTCGCGCGCGCCGTTCACGCCGCTGAGCGCGAAAGTGTATGGAGGAAAAGAATGA
- a CDS encoding phytoene desaturase family protein, producing MPDYDVIVMGAGHNALITAAYAAKAGLRVGVFERRHIVGGAVSTEELVPGYRFDYGGSAHILIRLTPIVQELELSRHGLHYLEVDPMFHCSDGETPWFIHRDAGRTIRELEEKFPGQGEAYRRFLDDWTPFARSVADLFMSAPGPLDLGKMVVSSGKGKDWAEQLPRILRPYGDVAKEYFSDERVRAPLTWMAAQSGPPPSDPLSAPFLLWHPLYHQGGVARPKGGSGGLTRALKRAIEAEGGEVFTDAPVQDILVKGGKVQGVRLANGEVHTARAVVSGTHVLTTADALPQEHVPASARQVRVGNGFGMILRLALSGQVKYRHHTEPDSRVGVGLLVKNERQIMQGYGEYLAGEPTTDPPLVAMSFSAVDDSLAPPGGEVLWLWAQYYPYELASGSWETRTAEARENILRAFEHYAPGTRDMIVGELVQTPQWLHDHLGLHRGNVMHLEMSFDQMFSFRPWMKASGYKWPGVSGLYLTGASTHPGGGIMGASGRNAARVLVGDLTRRRWK from the coding sequence ATGCCGGATTACGACGTGATTGTGATGGGGGCGGGGCACAACGCCCTGATCACCGCCGCCTACGCGGCCAAAGCGGGACTGAGGGTAGGGGTCTTCGAGCGGCGGCACATCGTCGGCGGAGCGGTGAGCACCGAAGAACTCGTGCCGGGCTACCGCTTCGACTACGGCGGCAGCGCGCATATCCTGATTCGCCTGACGCCGATCGTGCAGGAACTCGAACTCTCGCGCCACGGCCTGCACTACCTCGAAGTCGATCCGATGTTCCACTGCTCGGACGGCGAGACGCCCTGGTTCATTCACCGCGACGCCGGGCGCACCATCCGCGAACTCGAAGAGAAGTTTCCCGGTCAGGGCGAGGCGTACAGGCGCTTTCTAGACGATTGGACGCCCTTTGCGCGCTCGGTGGCCGACCTCTTCATGTCGGCGCCGGGTCCGCTCGATCTGGGCAAGATGGTGGTCAGCAGCGGCAAGGGCAAAGACTGGGCCGAGCAGCTCCCGCGCATCCTGCGGCCCTACGGCGACGTGGCTAAGGAGTATTTCAGCGACGAGCGGGTGCGCGCGCCGCTCACCTGGATGGCGGCCCAGAGCGGCCCCCCGCCCTCGGACCCGCTGAGCGCCCCCTTCTTGCTGTGGCATCCCCTCTACCACCAGGGCGGCGTCGCACGGCCCAAGGGCGGCAGCGGCGGCCTGACCCGCGCGCTGAAGCGGGCAATCGAGGCCGAGGGCGGCGAGGTCTTTACCGACGCCCCTGTCCAGGACATCCTCGTCAAGGGGGGCAAGGTGCAGGGCGTGCGGCTGGCGAACGGTGAGGTCCACACGGCGCGGGCGGTGGTGTCGGGCACCCATGTCCTGACGACGGCGGACGCCCTGCCGCAGGAGCACGTCCCCGCCTCGGCCCGCCAGGTGCGGGTGGGCAACGGCTTCGGCATGATCCTGCGCCTCGCGCTGAGCGGTCAGGTGAAGTATCGCCATCACACCGAGCCCGACTCGCGCGTGGGCGTCGGTCTACTCGTGAAAAACGAGCGCCAGATCATGCAGGGGTACGGCGAATACCTCGCGGGGGAGCCCACCACCGATCCGCCCCTCGTCGCCATGAGCTTCTCAGCAGTTGACGACTCGCTCGCGCCCCCCGGCGGCGAGGTGCTGTGGCTCTGGGCGCAGTACTACCCCTACGAGCTGGCGTCCGGGAGCTGGGAGACCCGAACCGCCGAGGCGCGCGAGAACATCCTGCGGGCCTTCGAGCACTACGCGCCGGGCACCCGCGACATGATCGTCGGCGAACTCGTCCAGACGCCGCAATGGCTGCACGATCATCTCGGCCTGCACCGGGGCAACGTGATGCACCTCGAGATGAGCTTCGATCAGATGTTCTCCTTCCGCCCCTGGATGAAGGCGAGTGGGTACAAATGGCCGGGCGTCTCGGGCCTCTACCTCACCGGCGCGAGCACCCACCCCGGCGGCGGCATCATGGGCGCCTCGGGGCGCAACGCGGCGCGGGTGCTCGTGGGCGACCTCACTCGGCGCCGCTGGAAGTGA